CTGCTGGCGGCGCTTGCTACAGCTCTGCTGCTCGCGCGGCGCCGCAACGCACGCAGGGAGAAGCGCGCTCGTTGATCTATCGTTCGATAAACTGTGGCATGGTGCCTTACGGACGTTGTGCGTGTCACTAGAATCGTTTAGTTACATCTTAACTTACAAGTGCGATaagttttatattgttattatttattgtaatttgtaataaatacttttgttataatattatttctatttattcgTATCgtatcgaaaaaaaaatatacttaatattaataaattgcataacaattataatcttaatgttttgaacggtgtggTCCCGGTGCAGTGGCGTTAAAGAGACCCCCCACTGGGATGGCCAGGACCGTGTCCTTCCTGaagtggcccattcactatTCTGCATTGCAatccgccggcttatgcaggtTTGTGAATGTTGTCGCAGGCCGGCCGCCATGCAGGCCTGCGACTGCCataaacagtcttttttgcgccctgtgcgagcttttaCAACTGacttgcttttttagatattacattacccaaagcaatgtataggtctattttactgttggaatcgtgctctaggggagcagcgggaactattatcgggaacaaaccgaaaaaataatactcctgcctggtttggccatttttgcgccccccagagtctacgccctgtgcctgggcaccggtggcaccgccctatttacggcactgcccaTCTCTACCTGCGACACCATCTCCGTGTGTAATTTGTATTAGCACTTATTCCACCCtactaaatttagacgtctaaatgattcagtaactaaatttagtcaagtggaatagcaTTTAGTAACTTTCTAAATGGTATTCCACTAGACTAAATTTAGTTAAGCTGAATCATTTAGATGTCTAAATAATTTAGTAAGGTGGAATAAGTGATGTTCTGTGGACACCATTCACAAACCTGTATTAAGCCGGCGGACGGCAAggcggcctgccgtgaatgggcccttttcactgatctccattatacaagtacgcgtacttgtataatggaggtcagtggcccTTTTATGTTGCCACTTGCAATAATATGTGAAATGCTTGGGAAAGGCCGAGGCCGGCTCTGTCGATCCCGCTGACCAGTCCAGGGTCCACACTTGGgtattaacaatttatttaggACTAGGACTAGGAGGAATGCAGCAATTTGAAAATAGGTTCAATAAGTATATTAAAgtgcaatataaaaaaaatttggataGTGTtaattttggtttgactcaaaccgatttgatcgtttacaaagctagtttgaacggtttgtcaaacatttacgtgtttgaagcttgtttgatgaaatttcatattttcgttgtgtttgacgcgccgtttgatcgtgttccgacgcgtttgaaggtttgatcaaacccggcttagtttagtgctggattatgaagaagaaaaatagaaagaagctgtagtttctagcactttctgtagatgttcgtgggtaaaacgatcttatgttagtccatagtccataccattctttggaccagtcttttttttatgaaataagggggcacacgagcaaacgggtcacctgatggaaagcaacttccgtcgcccatggacactcgcagcatcagaagagctgcaggtgcgttgcaggccttttaagagggaatagggtaatatgggagggtagggatgggaagggaataggggagggtagggaagggaataggttagggggttgggcctctgataaactcactcactcggcgaaacacagcgcaagcgctgtttcacgccggttttctgtgagaacgtggtatttcttcggtcgagccggcccattcgtgcagaagcatggctctcccacgtatatctttttttttctcttctgacagaggacattaacgttataaacataagataagaaaatcgcgatcctcgttctagaatctagagcatcttctgcatcacaagacgtgtgctcgacagcgcgtattgaatgaaactgcgcagtgtcgtttgacaaaccgttcaaaccgacatcaaacggttgcatcaaacacgtaaggtttgaatcaaaccgtttgatcgtcttcggggcccttaATGTAAACTTGTATAGGTACCTATTGTCGTTGGCATATTCATATTCTTATACTACTTACTACAAAAGAAGAAGATGAAGGGTTttttggaagaatgtgaaagagtgatgttgtgtttttatattattttcctaaaattgtattatctgggtttttaatgtgtaatattggtaggatattattATCCTTCCCATCCTTGACTACGCCGACACCTGTTACCTGAACAGTTAACTAGACTCGAGCGTTTACAGAATCTTTGTATACGTTTCGTGTTTGGTTTGAGAAAGTTTGATCATGTCTCGGCCTACCGTTCCAAACTCAAGTGGCTACCAATCCGCCTCCGCCGTAACTCCCACATCCTTTGCTTACTTTACAACATCCTGTACAATCCTCTCGCTCCTCCATATCTCCTTGACAGATTCAACTTTTCCCGTTCTCCCGATCTTCCATGTAGGTCCAACGTCCGGTCAAATCTTTCCTTCCCCTCACATCGTTCCAACTTTTACTCCTACTCATTTTCTGTTCATGctgtcagattgtggaactcgctCCCTCACACCATTCGTGACAGTCCCACTATCGCTGTTTTTAAAAGACGCTTGAAAGAGCATTAGGTACCTCGAATCTCAATCCATTTAAATactagtacttattatatttatttatattttaagcatatttttttttgtgtattatataataccgtaatttaaaaatttattagatttatttacttcatacaacaatattatattttattatatagatataatatgtaatatttattttgattaagtatataattatattatgtagttatattttagtgtttaattagtttaatatcaaaatatctatttttatcTGTTTAACTAGTACGAGTATTgtgttgatataatatatattatatattcataataatagtgCATGTTCTATCTGCTGTCTTaatcctatctctctccgtagggctgctggaagagatttctattagaaataagcagatcctttgtgtcgttttactgtgtatattgtcttattgtaattgtttcttgtgcacaataaattgttaaataagaaaaaataaataagatattaaccattaaatattcgttatcgtgcacaagtgtgggaaagtgatgtaataaccagaaacgtgctcttttgtgttccctccaaaactccatcaaaagtttcagtaaagcgtcctacttactgaatcgaccgacttgacttcttgactgtattgactttatacttagactttgactagactttagacctgactgacctgacgataatatagaaaaaattgtataaataatattgttttcccgccataatattatactcgacactggccatggttatagccgaagtgccattatatgaaaaaaaaaaaaagaagatgaAGAATTTTACCTGGTTTGACGTTTGAGTTTTGACAGTCAATCTGTCAAATCGAAGTTTGTTGCTGGCTTTATCGTTTGGttgttttcataaaatataaattaaattaaaattaatattgtattggAAAGGATTAAAAAGGAGAGATTTTTCAATTGTTAATGACATATGAAAATTGAAGGACTATcagaaaaattaaagtaaagctAGAAGAAGTTAATGCTGGACCGTTCTAAAAATGACCCAATCACAATTTTCTCTCACTTGGGAGTCATTTAAATCCAATATTTGCAATGGGTTTAGCAGTCTGCAACAGGTAAATAATTCTTGTTGAATGTTGGGACTCCTTACGCTCAAAATATTATCTTGCGGGAACCGCTCACTGATAAatgcatacaatatacattttcGCGCGAAAGAGGTACCCCTATGCCTTCTCTGCGGTCTATATCGATATCAAATGAGTCCAATAGTTCCGGAGCTTAATGCAAATAATGAATGAGATATTATGATTTGAAGGCTCCACTGCAGTAATGATGAAAGTCCTAAAttgttagttttaaaataattgggTTTATTTAAAACGGTATTATACGAAACGAAAcggtaaagattattttaaaggaAACACCTGTAACATTGAGCGTTTTAGCTGTGTAGCcgaaatataaaaaacatatttatcacTGAACTATAAGCATTATTGCTAATTTTGTGAAtacattttaaagatattatttcaAGTGACCGAATGACATTAAtcattatgatttaaatttttttggatGTTCATTATTATTGCAGTGGACCCTTCATTTGTTTTCTCTATatcatattttacaatttagtaattttgttattttatagaaTGCGGAGTTTGTCGATATGACGATAGCCGCCGATGGGCACTTGGTCAAGGTACATCAAGTACTTATGGCATTATCAAGTCCGTACATAAAAGAGCTAATAACCTCAGCACCATGTCAACACCCAGTCATTTTTCTGAACGtaagtaacattataataatattattatatttgcaacAATTATCATTATAGTGTAAAGGTTAGGTTATAACTGTTATACTATAATGTTTTATGTTCTCTCTCTCTCTACTCCACTCTAGCACTTTGGTGAGTTcagagcgggctgccaaattttgctgttttctaataagtattacgatcccggaagacgattgattCAAATGAAAATGAGATTTATTTagtcattgtatatttatctgatatttggctaacagaaaacacgattcactttttttgactcgatagttatatttttcgaaattatgaatctttctgggcttttcaacaaatatctgttacacttattgagttactatcattaaataacttgcaatactacaatcacacactttataaaataatagcaaaaggaaatattagtattgtatttaatttttaagtaatcatcaaaaatagTTTTGGGACTTAcaacctttactttcgtgcaataatgcgggaaccgttgttacgcgatattgttcactattagctgcagcatAAAGCACATTGCCCGGGAGCATTGTATATCCTCCAATTGTGATATAATGATTCGTGGAATCATTATATCACAATTGGAGGATATTGatgtgtgtaggcggggctatcGTTTTGACAGTAGGCTCTTAAGTGTCCCATCGCTCTGCTGCAGTGTAAATACCCCTAGTGCTGTCCCACCTTAAAATTTAAGTTCAACCATTAATACTATAACAATACTATTTGCAGAATGTGTCACATGCAACACTGGTTTTAATATTGGAATACATTTACACGGGGGAAGTGAGAGTGCCAGCAAGGAATTTGTCTAGTTTCATCGAAACCGCTAAGGCTTTGCATATAAAAGGCCTAGAGGGAATggttagtatttaatattataatattttttacgtttggcatttatagatattttttctaatacCTCTTTTAATGTAAATAACCTCTTTGAATGTAAATTGCAGGATTCTGACACTGGTGAGATATCTATTCTTGGAGAATCATATGCAAGAGGAGTAAAAAGGAAATCTGAAGCAAACGATGAGGTAATTTCTATAGAAGAAAAGAACAATCCAATAAGTAGACTGTTATTCTctttttttgtaataagtagactaaattaaataatgatttAGATCACACAGAGACAGGACAAAACAAGGTGCACCTGCAACTTAGCGAAGCAAgctttacataattattcaTTGCATAGCATCTTGTTATGTTTCATTTCAGTATAATTTGatctaaatacaaaaaaatttacTACTTGTAATGCTTATTGCATACTTTAGGAGTAGTTgtacttatttcttttttattacagTTTTCCCTGCCAAGTTCTGCACGAAAAATATCCATTAAGCGTGAGGGTAGTTCAATCTCACAGAACACTAGGTATTCCATTAATTTATTTACTGATGAatccgtcgatcgtggaaaaacgagacacaataaaatttctattgtgtctcggccACCAGTGACTTGAtgaataatgtatggggctagATGAATTAATTTACAACTGCTATCATTACAGTacacaaatatatttaaatttactgTCACATTTTCTGTTCTACATCATTTAACTAGGTTATATTTTTAGGTCATTATTAAGAGCATCAAAAAATGAAAATGAGAATGATAACATTCAGTCATACTCAAT
This genomic window from Aricia agestis chromosome 2, ilAriAges1.1, whole genome shotgun sequence contains:
- the LOC121739909 gene encoding protein abrupt-like, translated to MTQSQFSLTWESFKSNICNGFSSLQQNAEFVDMTIAADGHLVKVHQVLMALSSPYIKELITSAPCQHPVIFLNNVSHATLVLILEYIYTGEVRVPARNLSSFIETAKALHIKGLEGMDSDTGEISILGESYARGVKRKSEANDEFSLPSSARKISIKREGSSISQNTRSLLRASKNENENDNIQSYSILEDSNDMHDSDDILPMQTSDFAPTNIIGDVKTSKDKSTANLQFTVSIRGSLQIILNRYIYNLQSTAASGVRRWRCADYRSKKCNAFVVTNGNIVMNRANPHNHSFHDKKILAKIEKNAVYSAIDDMDPSTYKEKQTEDSAEVSVDNDYTTLGLPDLTDKDT